In uncultured Desulfuromonas sp., the genomic stretch ACTGCGTGGCGCAAGTGCTGCAGCTCAGAACATTGCTGGTGCGGATGCTGTGCTGGTGTTTGGTTCCGACATCACGTCGGAACAACCGCAGATTAATTATTTGATCCAAAAGGCCTATCGCCAAAATGACGCTAAGCTGCTGGTTGCCAACATGCGTCAAGTACGCATCACCAAAGAGTCGCATTGCTTTTTGAACTATACACCGGGGAGTGAAGCTGCTCTGGCCGCTGCTCTGGCAAAACTGATTGTTGAGAATGGTCAGGCTGATGACACCTTTCTCAAGAAGTATGTCAAGAACAGTGCGGATGTGAAAAAAGCTCTCGCCAAAGTGGATGTTGCTAAGGTGGCTGAAGCTTGCGGAATTGATGCTGCTTTGCTCGCTGAAGCATCTGAACTCTTGGGTGCAGCAAAAAATGTGGCCATTGTTTTTGGTGGTGATGTCATCAAATCCGCCCTTTGTGAGGAGACGGTCAAAAGCCTTGCAAATCTGGCGATGGTCAGTGGTGCCTTGGGCAGTGAAAGCGGTGGCCTGTATCCGGTTGATGAAAAACCGAATATGCAGGGGCTGCTCGATGCTGGTGTCGCTCCTGAGTATCTGCCGGGTTATGTTGCCAACAGTGAAGCAGGCATGAACGCACAGCAGATTCTTGAAGGTATTGAATCCGGCGCAGTGAAGATGCTTTATGTTTCTGGAACGAATCCTCTGGTCAGCTATCCGGACAGTGTCCGTTGGAAAGCCGCCCTTGAAAAGGTTGAGTTGCTGATTGTTCAGGATATCCTGGCATCTGAGCTGACTGAAATGGCCAACGTTGTCCTGCCTGCTGCGGCCTATACCGAAAAATCAGGTACCTACATTGCTTGTGACCATACTGCGGGTGTTCTGACCAAGGCTGTAGCGCCGAAAGGGGACTCGCAAAGTGACAAAGCGATTTTTGCCCAACTGCTTGAGGCGATGACGGGGAGTGCTCAAACCCTGTGCAATGAAAAAATTCTCGCTGAAATGGCTGAAAGCTGCGATCTGTTTAGTGCCGTTGGTCTGTCTGGCGAGCGTTATCAGAGCAGTTGCACCAAGAAGGGCTATGTGCCGGCCGCAGCGGCATTGACTTTCTCGGATTGCGGTCATGTGGCTGAAGCCAAAGGATTGATCCTGATCGCCGGTAAAATGCATGCGCATACCGGTGTCACGTCAACTTTCGCTTCTGGGGCACTGGAAATCGCTCCCGAAGGATACATTGAAATCAGCACTGCGGATGCCGATAAGATCGGCATTACTGACGGTGCTGTTGTTACCGTGAAGACGGCGCAAGGTGCGGCACAGGGTAAGGCTCGCATCAGCAGCTATGTTCCTCAGGGAGTCTTATTTGCTCCGTATCATTTTGCTGAACTGAATATTCAGCAAGTGATGCCTTGTGGGACAAACTATACCAGCGTTGAAGTCAGCAAATAGTTGACGATACGTGACTAATTTAAAAGCCCCGGCGCAATGCGTCGGGGCTTTTTTGGTTGAATTCGTTGTTTAGCAGGCTGCTGAAAAACAGCCTGCGGAGCCCATGGACAGGCGCGTAAAATCAAGGACCGTTTTCAAGTCCTTGATTGTGTAAGTAAGACAGAAATCGCATTTTCGGCTTGCGCTGCTGAAAAGCTCCCTGGATGGGAAGTACGTCAGTATATTTGAAATTGTGCATTGTAGGAGCGGCTTCAGCCGCAAATGCCCATCATAAAAAGGATCAATGACCAGAACAATTCGCGAATAAATTCGCTCCTACAGATGCTCTTTCCGATGGCAAAATTGAGTGTGTCCGAGCACTCGTGCATGTTGGCTGCGATTAGTGTTCGTGGTAATGCAAAACCACCAGCAGGCAACTGCCGTCGGCAATGACATTGATACCGTTTTCCTTGCATAGAGCAACAGCTTCATCGCTTTCGGCGCCGGGTTGCATCCAGATGTTTTTAATTCCTTTGGCAATCGCCGATTTTACCACCTCTGTAGTGATCTTGGGCGGTGTGATAATGGACAGGCTCTCCACATTATCGTCAAGATCGGCAACGCTGGAGGCACAGGGCAACCCCTCAATCGTTTCAGCGCGTGGGTTGATCGGTGTGACCTGTTTGTTGTTTTGTTGATAACAGCGCAAGACCTTGTTGCCATATTTATCTCGGTTCGTCGATGCGCCGGCAACAGCATAATGGTTCGCGGATAGAAAAGTTTGAATCGGGTCCATAATCTCTCCTTGATCAATTCATTTATTCAGCCAGGTCTATAGCAGTCCGGGCAAGTTCATCGCAGCGCTCGTTCTCTTCGTGACCAGCATGGCCTTTAACCCACTGCCAAGTGACTTCGTGGTTTTGAGCAGCACGCTCAAGGCGCTCCCAGAGGTCGCGGTTAAGAACGTCCTTTTTCTGAGAGTTTTTCCAGCCCTTTTTTTTCCAGCCGGAAAGCCATTGTGTCATGCCCTTGTAGACATATTGAGAATCTGTCGTCAGGGTGACAATACAAGGCTTTTTCAACGCTTCCAATCCAGCAATAGCCCCAAGCAGTTCCATGCGGTTGTTGGTGGTGTGAGCTTCATAACCGCTGAGTTCCTTGATGTGGCTGCCACAGCGTAACAGGGTGCCATAACCGCCAGGGCCGGGGTTGCCACGACAGGCACCATCACTATAAATTTCGACATGTTGTTTTTGAGACATGTCCGTATCATAGCAATGTCACGTTAACAGGGCCAGTAATGTTTAAGGGTTTTCGCTGAATGGTGTGAATACTTGGTGGGTGATATTTCCCTGATGGCCCCGACCGTGGGGAATACCAAGCGGTGGAGTATACGACGCTGGTTGTGTTCAGTCTCTGTGATGACAGTGATAAACGTTAGCACGCTGTTAAGAAACAGCCTATGGAGCCCATGAACGGGCGACAAAAATCAACAACAGGTCTTCACGTGATTGATTTTGTAAACAAGAAGCAAATCGAATTTTCAACAGCCTGTTAGAGATATCGTCGCGATTTATGGCCTTGTTCAGCTTGTTGATAAGCTGGTTCTTTTGTCCTTTGATTATCGGATTTCAGGAATTTTGTACGGGGGTTGCTTTGTGAAATGGTTCAGAGTTTAGGCCAATGGCACGGTTTTTATAATAATTGCCACTGAAAAATGAAAAAACCATCAAGAGTGTTATTTTAGAAGAGAGTACGATCCGTTCCGAATGTTTTATGAGGAGAGGGTTCTGAATGTCAATCCGTGGCCGCATAATCAGTATGGTATTGCTATTGGAAATTGTTCTGATGGTGACGGCAGCGCTGTTGTTTTTCAATGAACACCAGAAAAGGGAATATGAGACCCTGTTTTATATCGGCAACAGTCTTAAAAATCATTTTGAGGGCAATGCCAGAGAGGCTGAGCAGCGCTATTCGAGTCGTGTAGCCGGTTTTGTCAAATCTAATCCAGCTATTATTGATGCCTTTATCGGAAAAGATTCCGCGCACATTGAACGATTGTTGGAGAAAAAAATTCAAACACTGCATAAGGAGGATGATTTCTTCTGCTGCATTACCTTCGTCTTTCGAGATGGCACTGTTTTTTATCATAGTCAAAATGCACAACAAATCGGCCAGAACGTTGCTTCTGTCCCGTTTGCTAAAGAAAGCTTTGAGAGCCAAGAGCCTGTCTCAGGGCTTGTGCTGTCTTTGGCTGGGTTGGCGTATCGCTACAGCTATCCAGTTTTTGATAAGAAGCGTTATGTGGGCATGGTCGTTCTAGTTGTCAGGCCGACGCGGGCAATGACCATGCTTGCCGATGATTTCAATGCGGAGTGCGGCATCTTTGTCGATCGAAAATATGTTGCCCGATATGAAGATGAGAATGTCCGCTACATTAGCGACAAGGCGCTCGT encodes the following:
- a CDS encoding molybdopterin-dependent oxidoreductase, with the protein product MVNLTIDGQQVQVEEGQTIIAAAEKLGIKIPTMCYLKKVSTTGACRVCLVNVEGVDGPVTACNTVATEGIVVTTTGEELVNKRKDMIRLMLVNHPLDCPVCDAAGECDLQDICFEHGILDQPFTADDVAAAKITDWPLIENVPSRCVLCEKCVKVGYELTGIGDFTVVERGDMAYIGRKPGNDIDPYIEGNAVDVCPVGAMISKPFKHSARSWTLDKVPSIGYAGGSLEQVDLNVKQDKLFRITSQDDATINNGLLGFDSSFGYGFVNSEKRLLKPLINGEEATMADALKAVADKATEFGGSAVAGLSSARLTVEENYLFQKLFRTGFKSNNIDSEARFGMQRASDTLAEVLGLRGASAAAQNIAGADAVLVFGSDITSEQPQINYLIQKAYRQNDAKLLVANMRQVRITKESHCFLNYTPGSEAALAAALAKLIVENGQADDTFLKKYVKNSADVKKALAKVDVAKVAEACGIDAALLAEASELLGAAKNVAIVFGGDVIKSALCEETVKSLANLAMVSGALGSESGGLYPVDEKPNMQGLLDAGVAPEYLPGYVANSEAGMNAQQILEGIESGAVKMLYVSGTNPLVSYPDSVRWKAALEKVELLIVQDILASELTEMANVVLPAAAYTEKSGTYIACDHTAGVLTKAVAPKGDSQSDKAIFAQLLEAMTGSAQTLCNEKILAEMAESCDLFSAVGLSGERYQSSCTKKGYVPAAAALTFSDCGHVAEAKGLILIAGKMHAHTGVTSTFASGALEIAPEGYIEISTADADKIGITDGAVVTVKTAQGAAQGKARISSYVPQGVLFAPYHFAELNIQQVMPCGTNYTSVEVSK
- a CDS encoding CoA-binding protein — protein: MDPIQTFLSANHYAVAGASTNRDKYGNKVLRCYQQNNKQVTPINPRAETIEGLPCASSVADLDDNVESLSIITPPKITTEVVKSAIAKGIKNIWMQPGAESDEAVALCKENGINVIADGSCLLVVLHYHEH
- the rnhA gene encoding ribonuclease HI — encoded protein: MSQKQHVEIYSDGACRGNPGPGGYGTLLRCGSHIKELSGYEAHTTNNRMELLGAIAGLEALKKPCIVTLTTDSQYVYKGMTQWLSGWKKKGWKNSQKKDVLNRDLWERLERAAQNHEVTWQWVKGHAGHEENERCDELARTAIDLAE